In Thermanaerovibrio velox DSM 12556, the genomic stretch AGCTCCCTGAGGGCCTCCTCCCTGGGCCTTGGAGAGGTGAACGATCGGGCCACCGGTATGCCGGTTAGCCACACACGGTCGTATATCCCGTCGGAGTTGTACTGCAGCACCGCCTCCCGGCTGGCCACGAACCAGCCCCGGAAGAGCGGGTTCCGGTGGAACACGTGGCTCAGGAAGTCGGTGTTAAGGTAGTACACCGGCACCCTCCCAAGGAACTCCTCCGCGATGGGGCCGGCGCCGAAGAAGTGGCTGAACACCATGGCCTGGGGATCGAAGGTCTTGAGCCTCCTTATGAGGCGCCTTAGGTTTATCCTGGCGGTGAGATCGTTTATGGAGTTCAAGACCCCGTCCCGGGCCTTTGGGTCGTCCATGGAGTCGTAGAAGTACCCCCATAGCCGGGGGGCCCGCTTCACCATCTCCAGGTACGAGTTGGCTATGAAGGCCTTCACGAAGGGGGAGCCGAAGGCCAACACGTCCAGGCATACCACCTGGCACTGAGGGTACTCGGTCCGGATCCAGTCGGAGAGGGCCAGGGCGGCGGTCTTGTGGCCGGTTCCAACGGTGGCGTAAAGCACCGCTATCCTGGTCCTAGCCATCCTGTCCCAACTTCCCCTTGAGTATATCCCCTATGGTCATGCCAACCCCCATGG encodes the following:
- a CDS encoding MGDG synthase family glycosyltransferase; its protein translation is MARTRIAVLYATVGTGHKTAALALSDWIRTEYPQCQVVCLDVLAFGSPFVKAFIANSYLEMVKRAPRLWGYFYDSMDDPKARDGVLNSINDLTARINLRRLIRRLKTFDPQAMVFSHFFGAGPIAEEFLGRVPVYYLNTDFLSHVFHRNPLFRGWFVASREAVLQYNSDGIYDRVWLTGIPVARSFTSPRPREEALRELGLQDRTTVLVMSGGIGVGPLEEAVEALSKRDSWQVLVVCGNNRSRFNSMSRAFADRRNVRVFGYVDPINPLYEAADAVVMKPGGLSSSEVLCMEKPMFLMDPIPGQEQRNSDYLLENGAAKAIFHVRAADLKVEEVLSDPQARASLISNCRRLKRPFAGRDVARILMENGD